The Pseudomonas sp. TH06 genome has a window encoding:
- a CDS encoding tetratricopeptide repeat protein — protein MTIRSVMFAAPLLLVAAMSSHLAFANGDEDEPVKKPECPKGQVWDSKTQKCVLQTSRLLPDADRTDYAYRLAKDGRYEEALALLDTLQQPNTAKALNYRGYATRKLGRTDEGIGYYLQSVKLDPQYAQVREYLGEAYVIKGRVDLAQEQLQQIKSICGTSCEEYQDLAEAINDSSKT, from the coding sequence ATGACTATCCGTTCCGTTATGTTCGCCGCCCCGTTGCTGCTGGTCGCTGCAATGTCCAGCCATTTGGCGTTTGCCAATGGCGATGAAGACGAGCCGGTCAAGAAGCCCGAGTGCCCCAAAGGCCAGGTCTGGGACAGCAAAACCCAGAAGTGTGTGCTGCAAACCAGCCGCCTGCTGCCCGACGCTGACCGCACCGATTATGCCTACCGCCTCGCCAAGGACGGTCGCTACGAGGAAGCACTGGCGCTGCTCGACACCCTGCAACAACCGAACACCGCCAAGGCCCTCAATTATCGCGGTTATGCCACGCGCAAACTGGGGCGCACCGACGAAGGCATCGGCTATTACCTGCAATCGGTGAAACTCGATCCGCAGTACGCGCAAGTCCGTGAATACCTGGGCGAGGCTTATGTAATCAAGGGTCGCGTCGACCTTGCGCAGGAACAGTTGCAGCAGATCAAATCGATTTGCGGCACGTCTTGCGAGGAGTACCAGGACCTGGCTGAAGCCATCAACGATTCATCGAAAACCTGA
- a CDS encoding class I SAM-dependent methyltransferase, whose product MKDQVHHSAAAGYKTAADTYVKGRPDYPPQVTEWLAATLNLDGHKTVIDLGAGTGKFTGRLVATGAQVIAVEPVAQMLEKLSEAWPQVLAVSGTATDLPLPDASVDVVLCAQAFHWFASTEALTEIARVLKPGGKLGLIWNLRDAQVSWVPRLDAIVNALEGDTPRYYTGAWRTAFPHPAFGPLQLQQFHHGHTGSPEDVIVNRVRSTSFIAALPEAQRAKVDEQIRALIAAEPALRGRDVITVPYETAAFVAVKL is encoded by the coding sequence ATGAAAGATCAGGTCCATCACTCAGCCGCCGCTGGCTACAAGACCGCTGCCGACACCTACGTCAAAGGACGACCGGATTATCCGCCGCAAGTCACTGAATGGTTGGCTGCGACGCTGAACCTTGATGGGCATAAAACAGTGATAGATCTGGGCGCCGGCACGGGCAAGTTCACCGGGCGGCTGGTGGCGACCGGGGCGCAAGTAATTGCCGTGGAACCGGTGGCACAGATGTTGGAAAAGCTCTCCGAAGCCTGGCCTCAGGTACTGGCGGTCAGTGGCACGGCGACGGACTTGCCACTGCCGGACGCATCCGTCGACGTGGTGCTCTGCGCGCAGGCCTTTCACTGGTTTGCCAGCACCGAGGCGCTGACGGAAATCGCCCGGGTGCTCAAGCCTGGCGGCAAGCTGGGACTGATCTGGAATTTACGCGACGCCCAAGTCAGTTGGGTGCCGAGGCTCGACGCCATCGTCAATGCGCTGGAAGGCGATACGCCGCGCTATTACACCGGCGCCTGGCGCACGGCATTTCCGCATCCAGCCTTCGGACCGCTGCAATTGCAGCAGTTTCACCATGGACACACCGGCTCGCCGGAAGACGTGATTGTCAATCGCGTGCGCTCCACCAGCTTCATCGCCGCGCTGCCGGAGGCGCAGCGGGCGAAGGTCGATGAGCAGATTCGCGCCTTGATCGCCGCAGAACCAGCGCTGCGCGGTAGAGACGTGATAACGGTGCCCTACGAAACCGCCGCATTTGTTGCGGTGAAACTGTAG